The Helicobacter fennelliae nucleotide sequence CGGAACAGGCGCATTTCAAAACTTTGTAGAAGGTGATGCAGATGTTACTTCTTTTCGGTATCGCTATACCAAGTCAGAATCCCCGGATTCTTCCACAGGGCAATTCCGCACGACAGAAGAGTTGAGACGACTTTTGCAATATGATGCCAATATGATAAAAGAACCCGGAAAGCCATATAATGACAGCACTGCCTCAGTGTCTGTAACGATTAATAAATTTGGTATGTTTGAGATTGCCAATAAAGACAACGAAGATGATGAAGTGCAAAATATGTCTATTTTTGTTTCTGGATATGCTTCAGATCAAGTCTCAAGCAATGTGTTATTTAAAAACACAATGAGAGGGCTTAATACCGCGTCATTGATTGAGGGTGGAGCGAGTGTTTCGACAACAAGAATCTCACATGCGACACACACAACGACTATTGAGCTTTTTGACTCGCTAGGCTCAAAACACACCATTCGTTTTGAATTTGTCAAAACAGGCTCGGTAGAATGGAGTTTCAAGGCTATCGTGCCTGAACCTTCAGTGATTTATGGTGCTTCAGCGACAAGACCAAATATTTTTGAAGGCGGAAGATTGCGCTTTAATAGTGATGGAAGTCTAGCTGGAATGAATCCTCCAATCCTTCAATTTGACCCTAAAAATGGCTCAATAGCACCCCAACGACTCAGTCTTTCATTTGGCTCGACAGGCGGATTTGGTGGGCTTACAAGCGTGGATAAACAATCTGAAACTTATGCTATTGAGCAGGACGGCTATGGAGCAGGAGATTTGGTTGATATTCGCTTTGATTCTGTGGGCGCGCTTTTGGGTTCATTTAGCAACGGGCGCACTTTGGCTTTGGCGCAAGTGGCTTTGGCAAATTTCGCGAATAATACAGGGCTTCAGGCAGAGGGTGGTAATGTGTTTTCCTCTACTGGTAACTCTGGGCAAGCGATGATTGGCGCGGCAAACACGGGAAGAAGGGGTGGTATTTCTGGATCGAAGCTTGAGATGAGTAATGTGGATTTGAGTAGGAGTCTCACACAGCTTATTGTCGTGCAAAGAGGCTTTCAGGCAAACTCAAAGGCAGTTACAACTTCAGATCAGATACTTAATACTTTGTTGAACTTGAAGCAATAAATCTAGATTCTATTTTCCATATGATCTAAATTCTCTCTTTTTGCTTCTTTTTGCAGATTGCTTCGTTTAGGGCTTATCTTGTATTATTTTGGCGACGCACAATATAATGCGACTCACTCGCTAAACTCGCAAAACTACAAAAATAAGCTAAAAATAGAGGATTTCTTTGCGCTCTTTTGTGTTTCCATAGATTCCAAATCCTCACAATAGCTCAATTTTTTTGGCAATCAACCACCGCGCGATAAAATAATATATCGTGCCTATGATGAGTGTCTGGATC carries:
- the flgE gene encoding flagellar hook protein FlgE codes for the protein MLRSLWSGVSGMQAHQIALDIESNNIANVNTTGFKYSRASFVDMLSQTKLIATAPYKTGLGGMNDFSVGLGVGINATTKVFSQGSTQNTDVKTDMAIEGEGFFVISPDKGTTLNYTRDGSFLFDADGNLVTTGGYVVQGWLKDDLKNASKMSEQEFYHIDNTGPIRSIQIDPNMVMPARSSTTIKLRANLNAGRHSDQNGNIYALDSTSKTPADGINPLYDSAGNLTQMQEDMGALFNQDGDAFGLTENQGIWVSYKNAQMTNSVVNTAENSSVSINGTKVSFSNDSAMSGISTLVAAQNAINGVSDKTGVEAYMEGKLLKLVNRNEMDGNENTKNIHITKSGTGAFQNFVEGDADVTSFRYRYTKSESPDSSTGQFRTTEELRRLLQYDANMIKEPGKPYNDSTASVSVTINKFGMFEIANKDNEDDEVQNMSIFVSGYASDQVSSNVLFKNTMRGLNTASLIEGGASVSTTRISHATHTTTIELFDSLGSKHTIRFEFVKTGSVEWSFKAIVPEPSVIYGASATRPNIFEGGRLRFNSDGSLAGMNPPILQFDPKNGSIAPQRLSLSFGSTGGFGGLTSVDKQSETYAIEQDGYGAGDLVDIRFDSVGALLGSFSNGRTLALAQVALANFANNTGLQAEGGNVFSSTGNSGQAMIGAANTGRRGGISGSKLEMSNVDLSRSLTQLIVVQRGFQANSKAVTTSDQILNTLLNLKQ